Genomic DNA from Oligoflexia bacterium:
ATCAGTCAAAATGAACTGGCTCGTGCCTTTCAAGAAATGATAGCTTACCAACAAAGCCAAGGTATGAATTTCAACAATCTCCCACCTGAAATGATTACGATGTTTCAAAAACAAGTGTTGCAAAGTATGATTCAAAAAAACCTATTACTTAAACAAGCTAAAGCTTTAGGTATGGTGATGCCCAAAAAAGCTGTTCAGAAAAATATTTATGACCAATTCACTCAAGGTAATCAAACCTTTGATTTCCAACAGTATAAAAATATTCTTGCTCGTTTTGGTCAAACTCCTGCCCAATTTGAAAAAGAAGAAGGTGAAAAAATTATGGTCAATAGTTTGTATCAAGCCATGAATGCAATAGCAAAAACTCCATTGCACCTTTTAAAAGCTGATTATGCAATAAACAATACCAAAGCCAAAGTCAGTTACATAAAGCTCAATGCCAACCAAGTTCAAAATAAATTAGGTGTTGAACACCCTACCCAAGAACAACTCAAAGAGTACTTTGAGCAAAACAAAGAAAATTATAGAGTCCCAGAACAACGTGATTTTTCTCTTTACTGGCTTAACTTAGCAACGTTTTTACCGCAACCCAATGATGAAGATCTAAACCAAACCTTAAAGTCTGCGTACAACGCACAACAAAAAGAAAAACTCACCCAAGCCCGCTACCATGCTCGTCACATATTAATTGCAGGCGACAATGAGGCAAGCAGAGCACAAAAAATTTATCAGCGCATCAAATCTGGAGAGTCTTTCAATAAAATTGCCCTTATGGAAAGTGAAGATCCAGGTTCAAAAGGCAATGGTGGTGACTTAGGTTATTTTTCTTCTGACAGCATGGTTCCAGAATTTCAAAACGCTGTAGAATCTTTACGCGTAGGTCAAGTCAGTACTCCAGTAAAAACATCTTTTGGTTATCACATCATTGAACTCTTGGATAAAATTCAAGCCGGCCCAGTCAATGTCACACGTCTCAAAAAAGAATTGGCTTACACTTGGCAAGCACGTGCACTCGAACAAGATAATTATAAAAACATAGCTCTAGATGCTGCAAAAAAAGTTTTTGCCAATCAGGCTAAGAAACAGACCTACAACAACATCAATCAAAATGATGACTTGCCCCAAGTTCCTGATAGCAATGATACAAGTATTATTATGGGTAAAGTCATGGGTGCTAGCTTAAAGCAAAAAAGTGATGTGTTTACAGCTGCATCATCCAATTATCTTTATCAAGTTGAGTTACATAAAATTGAAGAAAGCCGTATTCCAAGCTACGACAGTATTTCTCAAACTGTTAAAACCAACTACCTTGATCAAGCCTATCAAAAAGCTTTTTCAACTTTGATGGCACAAAAAAATCAACAACTGCTAAAAGGTGAAATTACCAATTTACAAAGTTTAGCCAATGAACTAGGCCAAAGCATTCAAACAACAGGTTGGTTTTCAGCCAATGATTCATCTCAATTAAAAGGTCAACTGGATATTGAAGACCTTAAGCCGGCACTGTCCATGCAAAAAGATAGCCTATTTAAAAAAACAATTGTGCAAGGGAAAGATTATTATTTCTTAGCAGTTGCAGATCTTCAAACTCCTAATTGGAGTCAATTTGATATAGATTCTTCAACCCAAAATAATTCTGAGTTAATCAACACACAAAAAATAACTCAATGGATCAAGAGCCTTGAAGAAAATGCAAACATCGAAATTGCCCCTCAGTTTCAGGATTCATAATGGATAATCTAGACTATTCTTAGCGTTTCACTCTGAGTAATAGTCTTGAATAACTAAAGCTACGAAGACTTATGTTTTTATTTTTTACTGAGCAAGCTCTTACTTTTCATTTGAATAGGAACTTTAATATTCATGGTTTGTAAAATTGTTGGTGCAATATTACTTAACACGCCTTCTGATTGTAGTTTTATATTTTTCACATCTCGTCCAAGTAAAATAAATGGAACTGGATTGAGCGTATGGGCGGTATGAACATTACCATTATCATCTAACATTTGTTCAATATTACCGTGATCGGCCGTAACAAAAACTTTATAA
This window encodes:
- a CDS encoding SurA N-terminal domain-containing protein, producing MLQSISEGMVSPFAKVLLFILAAAMIGFYGFSGSCGGAMSENIIATVDGKEISQNELARAFQEMIAYQQSQGMNFNNLPPEMITMFQKQVLQSMIQKNLLLKQAKALGMVMPKKAVQKNIYDQFTQGNQTFDFQQYKNILARFGQTPAQFEKEEGEKIMVNSLYQAMNAIAKTPLHLLKADYAINNTKAKVSYIKLNANQVQNKLGVEHPTQEQLKEYFEQNKENYRVPEQRDFSLYWLNLATFLPQPNDEDLNQTLKSAYNAQQKEKLTQARYHARHILIAGDNEASRAQKIYQRIKSGESFNKIALMESEDPGSKGNGGDLGYFSSDSMVPEFQNAVESLRVGQVSTPVKTSFGYHIIELLDKIQAGPVNVTRLKKELAYTWQARALEQDNYKNIALDAAKKVFANQAKKQTYNNINQNDDLPQVPDSNDTSIIMGKVMGASLKQKSDVFTAASSNYLYQVELHKIEESRIPSYDSISQTVKTNYLDQAYQKAFSTLMAQKNQQLLKGEITNLQSLANELGQSIQTTGWFSANDSSQLKGQLDIEDLKPALSMQKDSLFKKTIVQGKDYYFLAVADLQTPNWSQFDIDSSTQNNSELINTQKITQWIKSLEENANIEIAPQFQDS